In Oryza sativa Japonica Group chromosome 3, ASM3414082v1, one DNA window encodes the following:
- the LOC4332440 gene encoding uncharacterized protein, with protein MSGGGLVAAASSSRGLQTTPGMAGIGRGRSRRRGEAGEGWMERNAAAGSTSPAAVDHRGTVLRKQTSNPGMLSDSMLAAGNWRSKSKKASGTPMKTLIDEEFSKDVNARHTSPGVVGRLMGLDSLPSFGANNQHRYAQSHAEKSSPCCAHERRSFSEYIPHRRSTDEMPEVKDVFEVMEATRMKIHRSPRSKNENVTSTFGKTGSPDLDQMRQKLMDAKRLSTDESLQISEELSETLDVLASNKDLLLQFLQKLDPIVKRDLHDHDSPSSTANCITILKPSRRNQFTDTDNIYSQDKGAESYFYKQKEVEHSQSRPYTKLPNQSPKEDSGSLRQKLSRSSHQEISDKRVCSTRIVVLKPSLDKAQDIEGAFALRNELSRFDFRRHKPCHGDAMWSPCTEEYIGPLRDSETFDDVAKGSKEIARGVMKQMRSARGVGTRKHIFKPETSTFVSDERSQPLSSRSNVKSSEVFHRSSELHDGYASSSFTSSPSYSTETKVSREAKKHLSNRWKATHRYQHQADKNNGFSMLGDMLALSDQEASKVATQKISNRKYPKGESQKDRMTSTCNSPLGISSNDGWRDVATGSLPRSKSLPTPFNRGVQKSNNRKRTGRHNEFSMLKDVLKVGPYDSEHACNSRNRKSLFQDATFHSDGADRVSSDNEERAIIEREIHVNSEEPINGIALANSSKGTLLHPSNPDNELDTVYYLDTSPVVPGQKKELCSPDRQNQQIHQQSPIESDDHLLVPRLNISMTQAEGIEQHQCDDNPVCNFEEKSVSAMRIDDHQSDGNQVPWMIPQTGSESPVSSDKDDQQSPVSVLESSLDAEDIYSGDFEKISADLQGLRMQLRLLKMEATDSADDTELISSDDELTTESQPLPDKEISPTFRDEEERDFSYVLDMLIVLGINTANRDQLLDMCYLSECPAGSDVFDVLENKYNSLILWPSPERKLLFDLTNDVIADIITSVMQHSSKGLSWSCSSRLDQEGFVEVVWQRVVELRQEMEYAHEGLFMDLGWVGSEDGIDLVASEVGKMVHEDLLQETISEFLGVTKSAMICGWNEP; from the exons GTACTGTTTTGAGGAAACAAACAAGTAATCCTGGGATGCTTTCTGATTCTATG CTTGCTGCGGGAAACTGGCGAAGTAAATCTAAGAAGGCTAGTGGTACACCAATGAAAACACTTATTGATGAAGAATTCTCGAAAGATGTCAATGCTAGGCACACTTCACCAGGTGTTGTAGGAAGACTAATGGGTCTTGATTCACTGCCTTCATTTGGAGCCAATAACCAACACAGATATGCCCAAAGTCATGCAGAAAAGTCTTCACCTTGTTGCGCTCACGAGAGGCGTAGTTTTTCCGAATATATTCCACATCGGAGAAGCACAGATGAGATGCCAGAAGTCAAAGATGTTTTTGAAGTTATGGAGGCAACAAGAATGAAAATACACCGGAGCCCAAGATCTAAAAATGAAAATGTAACTTCAACATTTGGCAAGACTGGTAGTCCTGATCTAGATCAGATGAGGCAAAAACTTATGGATGCAAAGCGCCTTTCTACTGATGAATCCCTTCAGATATCAGAAGAGCTCAGTGAAACACTTGACGTATTGGCATCCAATAAAGATCTTCTTTTGCAATTTCTTCAAAAACTTGATCCTATAGTCAAAAGAGACCTACATGATCATGATTCTCCGTCCTCTACTGCAAATTGCATCACAATATTGAAACCATCTAGAAGAAATCAATTTACTGACACAGACAATATCTATTCACAAGATAAAGGTGCTGAAAGCTACTTCTACAAGCAAAAGGAAGTTGAACACTCTCAGAGTAGGCCATATACTAAGTTGCCCAATCAATCCCCAAAAGAAGACTCTGGTTCACTAAGGCAGAAACTGTCAAGGTCAAGTCACCAGGAAATCAGTGACAAGCGAGTTTGCTCCACACGGATTGTTGTCCTGAAACCAAGTCTTGATAAAGCTCAGGACATTGAAGGAGCCTTCGCCTTAAGGAATGAACTCTCTCGTTTTGATTTTAGGAGGCACAAACCATGTCATGGTGATGCTATGTGGAGCCCATGTACTGAAGAATACATAGGCCCCCTTAGAGATTCTGAAACATTCGATGATGTAGCGAAGGGATCTAAAGAAATTGCTAGAGGGGTTATGAAACAAATGAGATCCGCTAGGGGTGTTGGAACCAGGAAACACATTTTCAAACCAGAGACTAGCACATTTGTTTCAGATGAAAGGTCGCAACCTCTGTCATCTCGTTCTAATGTCAAGTCCTCTGAGGTATTTCATAGATCCTCTGAGCTACATGATGGATATGCTTCTTCTAGCTTCACGTCCTCACCATCATATTCAACAGAAACAAAAGTTAGCAGGGAAGCAAAGAAACACCTCTCTAACAGATGGAAGGCCACCCACCGATATCAGCATCAAGCAGACAAGAATAATGGATTCAGCATGCTTGGAGACATGCTTGCTCTTTCTGACCAGGAAGCTTCAAAAGTTGCTACCCAGAAAATATCAAACAGGAAATATCCAAAGGGTGAATCACAGAAAGATAGAATGACAAGCACATGTAACTCTCCTCTTGGCATCAGCAGCAATGATGGTTGGCGAGATGTGGCTACAGGTAGTTTACCAAGGTCCAAATCTCTTCCAACACCCTTCAATCGGGGAGTTCAGAAGTCAAACAACAGAAAACGAACTGGCAGACATAATGAGTTCTCTATGCTGAAAGATGTTCTCAAAGTAGGACCCTATGATTCTGAACATGCATGCAACAGCAGGAATAGAAAATCTCTGTTTCAAGATGCAACATTTCATAGCGATGGAGCTGATCGTGTCTCCTCAGATAACGAGGAAAGAGCGATAATTGAACGCGAAATACATGTAAATTCAGAGGAACCAATAAATGGTATCGCCTTGGCCAATTCATCTAAAGGGACACTTCTACATCCTTCAAATCCTGACAATGAGTTAGATACAGTGTATTACCTGGATACCAGTCCTGTGGTTCCTGGACAGAAGAAAGAACTATGTTCTCCTGATAGGCAGAACCAGCAGATACATCAACAGTCACCAATAGAATCAGACGACCATCTTCTTGTACCTAGACTCAACATTTCTATGACTCAG GCTGAGGGGATCGAACAGCATCAGTGTGATGACAATCCAGTGTGCAATTTTGAGGAAAAATCAGTATCTGCCATGAGGATTGACGACCATCAAAGTGATGGCAATCAAGTCCCATGGATGATTCCCCAAACAGGATCAGAATCTCCAGTGAGCTCCGACAAAGATGATCAACAAAGTCCAGTTTCTGTTCTTGAATCTTCCTTGGACGCTGAAGACATTTATTCTGGTGATTTTGAGAAAATTAGTGCTGATCTTCAAG GACTGAGAATGCAACTGCGACTTCTCAAGATGGAAGCTACAGACAGCGCAGATGACACTGAGCTAATATCAAGTGATGATGAGCTTACGACAGAAAGTCAGCCACTTCCAGATAAGGAAATATCCCCTACTTTTAGGGATGAAGAAGAAAGGGATTTCTCTTACGTGCTGGATATGCTGATTGTTTTGGGCATTAATACTGCTAACCGGGATCAGCTACTAGACATGTGCTACTTATCAGAGTGCCCAGCTGGCTCTGATGTGTTTGATGTACTTGAAAACAAGTACAATAGCCTCATTCTGTGGCCGTCACCGGAGAGGAAGCTCCTGTTTGATCTCACAAATGATGTCATTGCAGATATAATCACTTCTGTGATGCAGCATAGCTCAAAGGGGTTGTCGTGGAGCTGCTCGTCCAGATTGGACCAGGAGGGATTCGTTGAGGTGGTGTGGCAAAGGGTGGTCGAGCTTCGGCAAGAAATGGAGTATGCTCATGAGGGCCTATTCATGGACTTGGGGTGGGTTGGTTCTGAAGATGGCATCGATCTTGTTGCTAGTGAGGTCGGGAAAATGGTACATGAGGATCTCCTTCAAGAAACCATATCTGAGTTTCTGGGGGTGACAAAATCTGCTATGATCTGTGGCTGGAATGAACCATGA
- the LOC9269616 gene encoding dirigent protein 24 → MQCTTAAAAAAAASDLGTVRSCDSCPVSSGSGERAASMVDKAAVWLVVIALAAAANGAFAGRVLEEQPAAAPAPAEAPVAPVDPLPAPTDPPADTVVAPAAVPAGGAAATGNAGVGAAGGGAGAGDHHQLTFFMHDILGGSQPSARIVTGVVASAAANGQLPFARPNDNIFPIQGAMPLPQGASNLVNGNNVPYVAGLGGTSSAAIVQGNGNGNGGNKNIPFVNAGDLPSGATLQNLLFGTTTVIDDELTEGHELGAAVVGRAQGFYVASSQDGTSKTLVLTAMFDGGGVEAHGDTLSFFGVHRMAAPESHVAVIGGTGKYENAKGFAVIQTLHPGDEHTTDGVETLLQFSIHLI, encoded by the coding sequence ATGCAATgcacaacggcggcggcggcggcggcagcagcaagtGATCTTGGCACTGTTCGTTCTTGTGATTCTTGTCCTGTCTCTTCCGGcagcggcgagcgcgcggcgagCATGGTCGACAAGGCGGCTGTGTGGCTGGTGGTGatcgcgctcgccgcggcggcgaacggcgcgTTCGCCGGCCGCGTCCTCGAGGAGCAGCCTGCggctgcgccggcgccggcggaggctcCTGTGGCGCCGGTCGACCCGCTGCCCGCGCCGACCGACCCGCCCGCTGACACGGTGGTAGCCCCCGCGGCCGTGCCAGCCGGTGGCGCTGCCGCGACGGGCAATGCGGGGGTGGGCGCGGCTGGTGGTGGTGCCGGCGCGGGCGACCACCACCAGCTGACGTTCTTCATGCACGACATCCTGGGCGGGTCGCAGCCGTCGGCGCGCATCGTGACGGGCGTggtggcgagcgcggcggcgaacgGGCAGCTCCCGTTCGCGCGGCCGAACGACAACATCTTCCCGATCCAGGGCGCGATGCCGCTGCCGCAGGGCGCCAGCAACCTCGTCAACGGCAACAACGTCCCCTACGTCGCCGGCCTCGGCGGCacgtcctccgccgccatcgtccAGGGCAACGGCAACGGCAACGGTGGCAACAAGAACATCCCCTTCGTCAACGCCGGCGACCTGCCGTCCGGCGCCACGCTCCAGAACCTCCTCTTCGGCACCACCACCGTCATCGACGACGAGCTCACCGAGGGCCACGagctcggcgccgccgtcgtcggcaggGCGCAGGGGTTCTACGTCGCCAGCTCGCAGGACGGCACCAGCAAGACGCTCGTGCTCACGGCCatgttcgacggcggcggcgtcgaggcgcACGGCGACACGCTCAGCTTCTTCGGCGTCCACCGGATGGCGGCGCCGGAGTCCCACGTCGCTGTCATCGGCGGCACGGGCAAGTACGAGAACGCCAAGGGGTTCGCCGTCATCCAGACGCTGCACCCCGGCGACGAGCACACCACCGACGGCGTCGAGACTCTCCTCCAGTTCAGCATTCACCTCATCTGA
- the LOC4332441 gene encoding UDP-glucuronic acid decarboxylase 1 produces the protein MKQLNRQPTLSKQHRPHHHRLPLPRSLASYLLREHRLLFVLLGFLLASSCFLIYPSFTPLSSSSSPRDTVAARIRRGGGGGGGASSVVVSAAAAASRRLPVGVRKPPLRVVVTGGAGFVGSHLVDELLARGDSVIVVDNFFTGRKENVARHLADPRFELIRHDVVEPILLEVDQIYHLACPASPVHYKFNPIKTIKTNVMGTLNMLGLAKRVGARFLLTSTSEVYGDPLEHPQKESYWGHVNPIGVRSCYDEGKRTAETLTMDYHRGAGVEVRIARIFNTYGPRMCLDDGRVVSNFVAQTLRKQPMTVYGDGKQTRSFQYVSDLVDGLITLMESEHIGPFNLGNPGEFTMLELAQVVKETIDPSARVEFKPNTADDPHMRKPDISKAKSLLHWEPKISLKQGLPRMVSDFQKRIMDEKR, from the exons ATGAAGCAGCTCAACCGCCAGCCTACCCTCAGCAAGCAGCACCGcccgcaccaccaccgcctccccctcccccgctcCCTCGCCTCCTACCTCCTCCGCGAGCACCGCCTCCTCTTCGTCCTCCTCGgcttcctcctcgcctcctcctgctTCCTCATCTACCCCTCCTTcacccctctctcctcctcctcctcaccccgcgacaccgtcgccgccagaatccgtcgtggcggcggcggcggcggtggcgcgtcgtccgtcgtcgtctccgccgccgccgccgcctcgcgccgcctccCCGTCGGCGTCCGCAAGCCACCCCTCCGCGTCGTCGTCACGGGGGGAGCGGGCTTCGTCGGCAGCCACCTCGTCGACGAGCTGCTTGCCCGCGGGGACAGCGTCATCGTCGTCGACAACTTCTTCACGGGGCGCAAGGAGAACGTCGCGCGCCACCTCGCCGACCCGCGGTTCGAGCTCATCCGCCACGACGTCGTCGAGCCCATCCTCCTCGAGGTCGACCAGATCTACCACCTCGCCTGCCCGGCATCCCCCGTCCACTACAAATTCAACCCCATCAAGACCATC AAGACAAATGTGATGGGGACCTTGAACATGCTGGGATTGGCAAAGAGGGTGGGAGCCCGGTTCTTATTGACCAGTACCAGTGAGGTGTACGGTGATCCTCTTGAACATCCACAGAAGGAGAGCTACTGGGGCCATGTAAATCCCATAG GCGTTAGGAGTTGTTACGACGAGGGCAAGAGAACAGCTGAGACTCTGACCATGGATTACCATCGAGGTGCCGGTGTTGAG GTGAGAATTGCGCGAATATTCAACACATATGGCCCTCGTATGTGTTTAGATGATGGGCGAGTTGTTAGCAACTTCGTCGCTCAG ACATTGCGGAAACAGCCAATGACAGTTTATGGTGATGGAAAGCAGACTAGAAGTTTTCAATATGTTTCAGATTTG GTTGATGGATTGATAACCCTGATGGAAAGTGAGCATATAGGACCTTTCAACTTGGGAAATCCTGGAGAATTTACCATGTTAGAGCTTGCTCAG GTAGTGAAAGAGACAATTGACCCAAGTGCTCGTGTTGAGTTCAAACCCAATACTGCAGATGATCCACACATGAGAAAACCAGACATCTCGAAGGCCAAATCTCTTCTCCATTGGGAGCCAAAAATCTCACTGAAGCAAGGCCTGCCACGTATGGTTTCAGACTTCCAGAAGCGCATCATGGATGAGAAAAGATAA
- the LOC4332443 gene encoding ankyrin repeat-containing protein ITN1 — translation MSAYSDKGEGDLEIGLASPEAEGGGPGGPALDLSPPRAVRRPGLVMSHSGKRLDQSPAASPSPSRPVLVMSHSSNRLDQSPARPVLVMSRSSNRLDQSPASSPASSRGPVLVMSGSGNRLDSSGPSPSPSPTAAAAAAPVLVLSNSGKRMDQAGRKKYVKQVTGRHNDTELHLAAQRGDLEAVRQIIAEINAQMTGTGEEFDSEVAEIRAAVVNEPNEVEETALLIAAEKGFLDIVVELLKHSDKESLTRKNKSGFNVLHVAAKEGHRDIVKVLLDHDPSLGKTFGQSNVTPLITAAIRGHIEVVNLLLERVSGLVELSKGNGKNALHFAGRQGHVEIVKALLDADPQLARRTDKKGQTALHMAVKGTSAAVVRALVNADPAIVMLPDRNGNLALHVATRKKRSEIVNELLLLPDMNVNALTRDRKTAFDIAEGLPLSEESAEIKDCLSRAGAVRANDLNQPRDELRKTVTEIKKDVHTQLEQARKTNKNVSGIAKELRKLHREGINNATNSVTVVAVLFATVAFAAIFTVPGGNDNNGVAIAVHAVSFKIFFIFNAIALFTSLAVVVVQITLVRGETKAERRVVEIINKLMWLASVCTTVAFISSAYIVVGKHFQWAALLVTLIGGVIMAGVLGTMTYYVVRSKRTRSIRKKVKSTRRSGSNSWQQNSEFSDSEIDRIYAI, via the exons ATGTCTGCCTATTCCGACAAAG GGGAGGGGGATTTGGAGATTGGGTTGGcgtcgccggaggcggagggaggGGGTCCTGGAGGGCCGGCGCTGGACCTGTCGCCACCCAGGGCGGTGAGGCGGCCGGGGCTAGTGATGTCCCACTCCGGGAAGCGGCTGGAccagtcgccggcggcgtcgccgtcgccgtcgcggccggTGCTGGTGATGTCCCACTCGAGCAACCGGCTGGACcagtcgccggcgcggccggtgCTGGTGATGTCCCGCTCCAGCAACCGGCTGGACCAGTccccggcgtcgtcgccggcgtcctccaGGGGCCCCGTGCTGGTGATGTCCGGCTCCGGTAACCGCCTGGACAGCTCGGGCccgtccccgtcgccgtcgccgaccgccgcggcggctgctgcgcCGGTGCTGGTGCTCTCGAACTCCGGCAAGCGGATGGACCAGGCGGGGCGGAAGAAGTACGTCAAGCAGGTGACCGGCCGGCACAACGACACGGagctccacctcgccgcgcaGCGCGGGGACCTTGAAGCTGTGCGCCAGATCATCGCTGAAATCAACGCGCAGATGACCGGCACCGGGGAGGAGTTCGACAGCGAGGTCGCGGagatccgcgccgccgtcgtgaaCGAGCCCAACGAGGTGGAGGAGACCGCGCTGCTCATCGCCGCTGAGAAGGGGTTTCTCGACATCGTCGTCGAGCTGCTCAAGCACTCCGACAAGGAGAGCCTCACGAGGAAGAACAAGTCCGGATTCAATGTTCTACACGTTGCCGCAAAAGAAGGCCACCGAG ATATTGTGAAGGTACTCCTGGATCATGATCCATCCCTTGGGAAAACGTTTGGCCAATCAAATGTGACACCTCTGATAACTGCTGCGATTAGAGGCCACATTGAGGTAGTGAACCTTCTACTAGAGAGAGTTTCTGGGTTGGTTGAGCTATCAAAGGGGAATGGAAAGAACGCCTTGCATTTTGCTGGCCGTCAGGGGCATGTTGAAATTGTTAAGGCTTTGCTGGACGCAGATCCTCAGCTTGCTCGGAGGACTGATAAGAAAGGCCAGACTGCTTTGCACATGGCTGTGAAAGGAACTAGTGCTGCGGTTGTTAGGGCACTAGTGAATGCTGATCCAGCTATTGTCATGCTGCCTGACAGAAATGGCAACTTAGCTTTGCATGTTGCTACCAGGAAAAAAAGATCAGAG ATTGTAAATGAGCTTCTCCTTCTTCCAGACATGAATGTGAATGCACTTACTAGGGATCGCAAGACTGCGTTTGACATAGCGGAGGGTCTTCCACTTTCGGAGGAATCTGCAGAGATAAAGGATTGTTTGTCTCGTGCTGGTGCAGTCAGAGCAAATGATCTAAACCAGCCTCGAGACGAGCTCAGAAAAACAGTGACCGAGATCAAGAAGGATGTGCACACACAACTTGAGCAAGCAAGAAAAACCAACAAAAATGTTTCTGGCATAGCAAAGGAGCTGAGGAAACTCCACAGGGAAGGCATCAACAACGCAACCAATTCTGTCACTGTTGTGGCTGTGCTCTTTGCTACGGTTGCATTTGCTGCAATCTTCACTGTGCCAGGTGGTAACGATAACAACGGCGTGGCAATAGCTGTGCATGCCGTATCCTTCAagatcttcttcatcttcaatGCCATTGCCTTGTTCACATCATTAGCAGTAGTGGTGGTTCAGATTACACTTGTTAGGGGAGAGACTAAAGCAGAGAGGCGGGTAGTAGAGATTATCAATAAGTTGATGTGGCTGGCTTCTGTGTGCACTACAGTGGCGTTCATATCATCCGCTTATATTGTAGTTGGGAAGCACTTCCAGTGGGCGGCGCTTCTGGTGACCCTAATCGGCGGAGTGATCATGGCTGGTGTGCTTGGTACAATGACCTACTATGTGGTGAGATCCAAGCGCACACGTTCGATCAGGAAGAAGGTGAAATCTACAAGGAGGAGTGGCTCAAACTCATGGCAGCAAAACTCAGAGTTTTCAGACTCCGAGATAGACCGGATATACGCCATATGA
- the LOC4332444 gene encoding ankyrin repeat-containing protein At5g02620 isoform X1, whose translation MDAKNQQSGDGQQRPAQQAAGMDPAKAAAQAATRRKKMTKQLTGKRDDTALHGAARAGQLVAVQQTLSGAPPDELRALLSKQNQAGETPLFVAAEYGYVALVAEMIKYHDVATACIKARSGYDALHIAAKQGDVEVVNELLKALPELSMTVDASNTTALNTAATQGHMEVVRLLLEADASLAVIARSNGKTALHSAARNGHVEVVRALMEAEPSIAARVDKKGQTALHMAAKGTRLDIVDALLAGEPTLLNLADSKGNTALHIAARKARTPIVKRLLELPDTDLKAINRSRETAFDTAEKMGNTESVAVLAEHGVPSARAMSPTGGGGGNPGRELKQQVSDIKHEVHSQLEQTRQTRVRMQGIAKQINKLHDEGLNNAINSTTVVAVLIATVAFAAIFTVPGEYVDDAGSLTPGQALGEANISHQTAFLIFFVFDSVALFISLAVVVVQTSVVVIERKAKKQMMAVINKLMWVACVLVSVAFLALSFVVVGKAERWLAVGVTIMGATILVTTIGTMLYWVIAHRIEAKRMRSIKRSSLSRSRSFSASGMSEAEWVEEEFKRMYAI comes from the exons ATGGACGCAAAGAACCAACAATCCGGCGACGGGCAGCAGCGACCGGCGCAGCAGGCTGCGGGGATGGacccggcgaaggcggcggcgcaggcggcgacgcggcggaagAAGATGACGAAGCAGCTGACGGGGAAGCGGGACGACACGGCGCTGCATGGGGCGGCGCGCGCCGGGCAGCTCGTCGCCGTGCAGCAGACGCTGtccggcgcgccgccggacgAGCTGCGGGCGCTCCTGTCGAAGCAGAATCAGGCCGGCGAGACGCCgctgttcgtcgccgccgagtacGGGTACGTGGCCCTGGTGGCCGAGATGATCAAGTACCACGACGTCGCCACCGCCTGCATCAAGGCCCGGAGCGGCTACGACGCCCTCCACATTGCCGCCAAGCAAGGGGATGTAG AGGTGGTGAACGAGCTGCTGAAAGCGCTGCCGGAGCTGTCGATGACGGTGGACGCGTCGAACACGACGGCGCTGAACACGGCGGCGACGCAGGGGCACATGGAGGTGGtgcggctgctgctggaggCGGACGCGAGCCTGGCGGTGATCGCCCGGAGCAACGGCAAGACGGCGCTGCACTCGGCGGCGAGGAACGGGCACGTGGAGGTGGTGCGCGCGCTGATGGAGGCGGAGCCCAGCATCGCGGCGCGGGTGGACAAGAAGGGGCAGACGGCGCTGCACATGGCCGCCAAGGGCACCCGCCTCGACATCGTCGAcgcgctcctcgccggcgagccgACGCTGCTCAACCTGGCGGACAGCAAGGGCAACACCGCGCTGCACATCGCCGCCCGCAAGGCGCGCACCCCGATCGTCAAGCGGCTGCTCGAGCTCCCCGACACCGACCTGAAGGCGATCAACCGGTCCCGCGAGACGGCGTTCGACACGGCGGAGAAGATGGGCAACACCGAGTCGGTGGCCGTGCTGGCGGAGCACGGAGTCCCGTCGGCGCGCGCCATGAGcccgacgggcggcggcggcggcaaccccgGGCGCGAGCTGAAGCAGCAGGTGAGTGACATCAAGCACGAAGTGCACTCCCAGCTGGAGCAGACGCGGCAGACGCGCGTGCGGATGCAGGGCATCGCGAAGCAGATCAACAAGCTCCACGACGAGGGCCTCAACAACGCCATCAACTcaacgacggtggtggcggtgctGATCGCGACGGTGGCGTTCGCGGCGATATTCACGGTGCCAGGCGAGTACGTGGACGACGCGGGCAGCCTGACCCCGGGtcaggcgctgggcgaggccaaCATCTCCCACCAGACGGCGTTCCTCATCTTCTTCGTGTTCGACTCGGTGGCGCTCTTCATCTcgctggcggtggtggtggtgcagacGTCGGTGGTGGTGATCGAGCGGAAGGCGAAGAAGCAGATGATGGCGGTGATCAACAAGCTGATGTGGGTGGCGTGCGTGCTGGTGAGCGTGGCGTTCCTGGCGCTGTCGTTCGTGGTGGTGGGAAAAGCCGAGCGGTGGCTGGCCGTCGGGGTGACCATCATGGGGGCAACCATCCTGGTGACCACCATCGGCACCATGCTCTACTGGGTGATCGCGCACCGGATCGAGGCCAAGCGCATGCGGAGCATCAAGCGATCCTCGCTCAGCCGCTCGCGATCCTTCTCGGCGTCCGGCATGTCCGAGGCCGAGTGGGTCGAGGAGGAGTTCAAGCGGATGTACGCCATCTGA
- the LOC4332444 gene encoding ankyrin repeat-containing protein At5g02620 isoform X2 — MTVDASNTTALNTAATQGHMEVVRLLLEADASLAVIARSNGKTALHSAARNGHVEVVRALMEAEPSIAARVDKKGQTALHMAAKGTRLDIVDALLAGEPTLLNLADSKGNTALHIAARKARTPIVKRLLELPDTDLKAINRSRETAFDTAEKMGNTESVAVLAEHGVPSARAMSPTGGGGGNPGRELKQQVSDIKHEVHSQLEQTRQTRVRMQGIAKQINKLHDEGLNNAINSTTVVAVLIATVAFAAIFTVPGEYVDDAGSLTPGQALGEANISHQTAFLIFFVFDSVALFISLAVVVVQTSVVVIERKAKKQMMAVINKLMWVACVLVSVAFLALSFVVVGKAERWLAVGVTIMGATILVTTIGTMLYWVIAHRIEAKRMRSIKRSSLSRSRSFSASGMSEAEWVEEEFKRMYAI; from the coding sequence ATGACGGTGGACGCGTCGAACACGACGGCGCTGAACACGGCGGCGACGCAGGGGCACATGGAGGTGGtgcggctgctgctggaggCGGACGCGAGCCTGGCGGTGATCGCCCGGAGCAACGGCAAGACGGCGCTGCACTCGGCGGCGAGGAACGGGCACGTGGAGGTGGTGCGCGCGCTGATGGAGGCGGAGCCCAGCATCGCGGCGCGGGTGGACAAGAAGGGGCAGACGGCGCTGCACATGGCCGCCAAGGGCACCCGCCTCGACATCGTCGAcgcgctcctcgccggcgagccgACGCTGCTCAACCTGGCGGACAGCAAGGGCAACACCGCGCTGCACATCGCCGCCCGCAAGGCGCGCACCCCGATCGTCAAGCGGCTGCTCGAGCTCCCCGACACCGACCTGAAGGCGATCAACCGGTCCCGCGAGACGGCGTTCGACACGGCGGAGAAGATGGGCAACACCGAGTCGGTGGCCGTGCTGGCGGAGCACGGAGTCCCGTCGGCGCGCGCCATGAGcccgacgggcggcggcggcggcaaccccgGGCGCGAGCTGAAGCAGCAGGTGAGTGACATCAAGCACGAAGTGCACTCCCAGCTGGAGCAGACGCGGCAGACGCGCGTGCGGATGCAGGGCATCGCGAAGCAGATCAACAAGCTCCACGACGAGGGCCTCAACAACGCCATCAACTcaacgacggtggtggcggtgctGATCGCGACGGTGGCGTTCGCGGCGATATTCACGGTGCCAGGCGAGTACGTGGACGACGCGGGCAGCCTGACCCCGGGtcaggcgctgggcgaggccaaCATCTCCCACCAGACGGCGTTCCTCATCTTCTTCGTGTTCGACTCGGTGGCGCTCTTCATCTcgctggcggtggtggtggtgcagacGTCGGTGGTGGTGATCGAGCGGAAGGCGAAGAAGCAGATGATGGCGGTGATCAACAAGCTGATGTGGGTGGCGTGCGTGCTGGTGAGCGTGGCGTTCCTGGCGCTGTCGTTCGTGGTGGTGGGAAAAGCCGAGCGGTGGCTGGCCGTCGGGGTGACCATCATGGGGGCAACCATCCTGGTGACCACCATCGGCACCATGCTCTACTGGGTGATCGCGCACCGGATCGAGGCCAAGCGCATGCGGAGCATCAAGCGATCCTCGCTCAGCCGCTCGCGATCCTTCTCGGCGTCCGGCATGTCCGAGGCCGAGTGGGTCGAGGAGGAGTTCAAGCGGATGTACGCCATCTGA